In a genomic window of Zingiber officinale cultivar Zhangliang chromosome 9B, Zo_v1.1, whole genome shotgun sequence:
- the LOC122023774 gene encoding F-box/kelch-repeat protein At1g74510-like isoform X1, whose protein sequence is MLEDRFYLISRVFEESSEEESNWHYPACHFHESLNTKKRVLEDGLAEVEEELGKRKKPLRQPINPKLGDMNQPLDNSAYNNPNILSRLPGDLIMTCFLRLSRSDYGAIASVNRTFHSMIQDLYKHRRRQGIMEHWIYFSCTALQWQAFDPYRRRWIKVPQMPASLTETFTFSDKESLAVGTDLLVFGREMTSSVVLRYSILSNSWSPGVVMNSPRCLFGSASLGGKAIIAGGITNNGEILNSVELYDSETRTWEALPPMNRARKMCSGVFMDDQFYVIGGMANEREVLTCGERYDMKRGSWQLIPNMSAGLSGEHGAPPLVAVVNNVLYAARYADNIVMKYNKEKNTWKGLGKLPERSDSMNGWGIAFRACGERLIVIGRRGPRGGMIELNSCVPNGGKTEWKTIAVMQSADFVFNCAVMGC, encoded by the coding sequence ATGTTGGAAGACCGCTTTTATTTGATTTCCAGGGTGTTTGAGGAAAGTTCCGAGGAAGAATCCAATTGGCATTACCCGGCTTGTCACTTCCATGAGTCCTTGAACACCAAGAAAAGAGTATTAGAGGACGGATTGGCAGAAGTGGAGGAGGAACTAGGTAAAAGGAAGAAACCTCTGCGTCAACCTATTAACCCCAAATTGGGAGATATGAATCAACCTCTTGACAATTCTGCATACAATAATCCAAACATCTTGAGCAGGCTACCTGGTGATTTAATAATGACATGCTTTCTGCGCCTTTCTCGCTCTGATTATGGTGCAATAGCATCCGTCAACCGTACCTTCCATTCTATGATTCAGGATCTCTACAAGCACCGACGCCGGCAGGGAATAATGGAACACTGGATCTATTTCTCATGCACAGCCCTGCAATGGCAGGCATTTGATCCGTACCGCAGACGCTGGATAAAAGTTCCTCAGATGCCTGCTAGTCTTACTGAAACCTTCACCTTTTCAGACAAGGAGTCTCTTGCTGTGGGCACGGATCTCCTGGTTTTCGGCCGGGAGATGACTTCTTCAGTTGTTTTGAGATATAGCATTTTGAGCAACTCTTGGTCACCGGGAGTTGTCATGAACTCACCTAGATGTCTGTTTGGATCAGCTAGCCTTGGCGGGAAGGCGATTATAGCTGGTGGTATCACCAATAATGGCGAGATTCTGAACTCCGTGGAGCTATATGATTCAGAGACTCGAACTTGGGAGGCCCTTCCTCCGATGAATAGAGCAAGGAAGATGTGTTCTGGGGTGTTCATGGATGACCAATTTTATGTCATTGGTGGAATGGCTAATGAAAGGGAGGTGTTGACATGCGGGGAACGGTACGACATGAAGCGAGGCTCATGGCAACTGATTCCAAACATGTCTGCGGGTCTCAGTGGTGAGCACGGCGCACCGCCACTTGTAGCTGTCGTGAACAATGTGCTCTATGCAGCTCGCTATGCTGACAACATTGTGATGAAGTATAACAAGGAGAAGAATACATGGAAAGGATTGGGGAAATTGCCTGAGAGGTCTGACTCAATGAATGGTTGGGGGATTGCTTTCCGAGCTTGCGGCGAGAGATTAATAGTTATTGGGCGTCGAGGACCTCGCGGAGGAATGATTGAATTAAATTCTTGTGTTCCAAACGGAGGGAAAACTGAGTGGAAGACTATTGCCGTTATGCAATCTGCAGACTTCGTTTTCAACTGTGCTGTCATGGGTTGCTGA
- the LOC122023774 gene encoding F-box/kelch-repeat protein At1g74510-like isoform X2 — protein sequence MNQPLDNSAYNNPNILSRLPGDLIMTCFLRLSRSDYGAIASVNRTFHSMIQDLYKHRRRQGIMEHWIYFSCTALQWQAFDPYRRRWIKVPQMPASLTETFTFSDKESLAVGTDLLVFGREMTSSVVLRYSILSNSWSPGVVMNSPRCLFGSASLGGKAIIAGGITNNGEILNSVELYDSETRTWEALPPMNRARKMCSGVFMDDQFYVIGGMANEREVLTCGERYDMKRGSWQLIPNMSAGLSGEHGAPPLVAVVNNVLYAARYADNIVMKYNKEKNTWKGLGKLPERSDSMNGWGIAFRACGERLIVIGRRGPRGGMIELNSCVPNGGKTEWKTIAVMQSADFVFNCAVMGC from the coding sequence ATGAATCAACCTCTTGACAATTCTGCATACAATAATCCAAACATCTTGAGCAGGCTACCTGGTGATTTAATAATGACATGCTTTCTGCGCCTTTCTCGCTCTGATTATGGTGCAATAGCATCCGTCAACCGTACCTTCCATTCTATGATTCAGGATCTCTACAAGCACCGACGCCGGCAGGGAATAATGGAACACTGGATCTATTTCTCATGCACAGCCCTGCAATGGCAGGCATTTGATCCGTACCGCAGACGCTGGATAAAAGTTCCTCAGATGCCTGCTAGTCTTACTGAAACCTTCACCTTTTCAGACAAGGAGTCTCTTGCTGTGGGCACGGATCTCCTGGTTTTCGGCCGGGAGATGACTTCTTCAGTTGTTTTGAGATATAGCATTTTGAGCAACTCTTGGTCACCGGGAGTTGTCATGAACTCACCTAGATGTCTGTTTGGATCAGCTAGCCTTGGCGGGAAGGCGATTATAGCTGGTGGTATCACCAATAATGGCGAGATTCTGAACTCCGTGGAGCTATATGATTCAGAGACTCGAACTTGGGAGGCCCTTCCTCCGATGAATAGAGCAAGGAAGATGTGTTCTGGGGTGTTCATGGATGACCAATTTTATGTCATTGGTGGAATGGCTAATGAAAGGGAGGTGTTGACATGCGGGGAACGGTACGACATGAAGCGAGGCTCATGGCAACTGATTCCAAACATGTCTGCGGGTCTCAGTGGTGAGCACGGCGCACCGCCACTTGTAGCTGTCGTGAACAATGTGCTCTATGCAGCTCGCTATGCTGACAACATTGTGATGAAGTATAACAAGGAGAAGAATACATGGAAAGGATTGGGGAAATTGCCTGAGAGGTCTGACTCAATGAATGGTTGGGGGATTGCTTTCCGAGCTTGCGGCGAGAGATTAATAGTTATTGGGCGTCGAGGACCTCGCGGAGGAATGATTGAATTAAATTCTTGTGTTCCAAACGGAGGGAAAACTGAGTGGAAGACTATTGCCGTTATGCAATCTGCAGACTTCGTTTTCAACTGTGCTGTCATGGGTTGCTGA
- the LOC122023774 gene encoding F-box/kelch-repeat protein At1g74510-like isoform X3 — protein MEHWIYFSCTALQWQAFDPYRRRWIKVPQMPASLTETFTFSDKESLAVGTDLLVFGREMTSSVVLRYSILSNSWSPGVVMNSPRCLFGSASLGGKAIIAGGITNNGEILNSVELYDSETRTWEALPPMNRARKMCSGVFMDDQFYVIGGMANEREVLTCGERYDMKRGSWQLIPNMSAGLSGEHGAPPLVAVVNNVLYAARYADNIVMKYNKEKNTWKGLGKLPERSDSMNGWGIAFRACGERLIVIGRRGPRGGMIELNSCVPNGGKTEWKTIAVMQSADFVFNCAVMGC, from the coding sequence ATGGAACACTGGATCTATTTCTCATGCACAGCCCTGCAATGGCAGGCATTTGATCCGTACCGCAGACGCTGGATAAAAGTTCCTCAGATGCCTGCTAGTCTTACTGAAACCTTCACCTTTTCAGACAAGGAGTCTCTTGCTGTGGGCACGGATCTCCTGGTTTTCGGCCGGGAGATGACTTCTTCAGTTGTTTTGAGATATAGCATTTTGAGCAACTCTTGGTCACCGGGAGTTGTCATGAACTCACCTAGATGTCTGTTTGGATCAGCTAGCCTTGGCGGGAAGGCGATTATAGCTGGTGGTATCACCAATAATGGCGAGATTCTGAACTCCGTGGAGCTATATGATTCAGAGACTCGAACTTGGGAGGCCCTTCCTCCGATGAATAGAGCAAGGAAGATGTGTTCTGGGGTGTTCATGGATGACCAATTTTATGTCATTGGTGGAATGGCTAATGAAAGGGAGGTGTTGACATGCGGGGAACGGTACGACATGAAGCGAGGCTCATGGCAACTGATTCCAAACATGTCTGCGGGTCTCAGTGGTGAGCACGGCGCACCGCCACTTGTAGCTGTCGTGAACAATGTGCTCTATGCAGCTCGCTATGCTGACAACATTGTGATGAAGTATAACAAGGAGAAGAATACATGGAAAGGATTGGGGAAATTGCCTGAGAGGTCTGACTCAATGAATGGTTGGGGGATTGCTTTCCGAGCTTGCGGCGAGAGATTAATAGTTATTGGGCGTCGAGGACCTCGCGGAGGAATGATTGAATTAAATTCTTGTGTTCCAAACGGAGGGAAAACTGAGTGGAAGACTATTGCCGTTATGCAATCTGCAGACTTCGTTTTCAACTGTGCTGTCATGGGTTGCTGA